Below is a genomic region from Mucilaginibacter auburnensis.
CACCTGCCATTACCAGCAACTTCAATTTTTCAACCCTGAAAAAGAGAATTATAATGATGAATGCCGAAAGATCTTCTAACCTAAACCTTACCCGTTACGCGCTATTGGTACCGGTGGTAATTGTATGCCTGCTTACACTTACCCTGGCCAAAGCTCAAACACTTAAAATTGATAAAGTATTTAAACAAATAGCTGTAGCTGTTGAAGAAATTGGCCCGGTTAGCTTTAACGCAGATACAGTACCTGTTAAAAAGAAACCGGCAACGACCGTGGATAAAACAACTCCAAGGGAAAAAACATTGGTTGTTGAACAAACTCCGCAACCGCTATTATCTACTACTAATGCTGCAAGCAACAGTATTGTTGCACGAGGTCTTGCCGGCGATGATTCGCTTATGATCATTGTTAATAATAAACTAACTAACAATATCAATTCTATCAACCCCAATAATATCAGGTCAGTAACAGTTATAAAGTCTGATATTGATGGGTATATTAATAAAATAACTGGGCTTAGCTTTAAATCCAATAGTAGTATTAAAGGGTTAATTCATGTAATTACTCAAGATGCGCCTGATATTCCGCAGTACCCCAACTCGGAGCTCAGCAACGAGCTAAAAAGTAAGGGGTATGTTGAAATCCGCCGGGATTCTACAACTTTTTTTGGAAGGCGTGTTGTTGAAGGAAAGGAACCGTTGATAGTTATTAATGGAACACAAATAACTGACCTTGAAAAATTTCAGAACATGGATCAGAATGACATTCAAAGTGTAACCGTACTAAAGGGAGAATCGGGCACAAAGCTATACGGTGACAAAGCCAAAAATGGCGTTATAGTCATAATCACAAAAAACGCTAAGTAATACTATCAAAAACCTCAAAACAAACTTGTTATGCCTGATTTATTTGCATTTCTGCTAAAAGTAAACATAGCGCTGATACTGTTTTGCGCAGGGTACTACCTGGTATTACGTAAGCTTACTTTCTACACGCTAAACAGGGTATACCTGGTTAGTGCTATCATCCTGTCCAGCGTGTATCCTTTCATTGACCTGTCGGGGTTTGCACAAAAACACCAGCAGATAGTTGAACCGGTTCAAAACGTAGTGATAGTATGGAAAGCACCTGCCGAAAATTTTGTTAAACAGGCGGCCTACTGGAACTGGCTGGAAGCCTTGTTCTGGACCGTAGCTATCATTCTGGCTATGCGCCTGATGAGTCAGCTATTTTCATTATATGCTATTTACCGCCGATCAGATGAGCGCGAGATCAACGGCCAGAAAGTTCGTGTGGTGAGTGGCGATATTAGTCCCTTTTCGTTCTGGCAAAGCATTTTTGTTAACCCCGATAAACTAAGCCCTGATGACCTGCAAAATGTGATAGAGCACGAACAGGTACACGTAAAAGAATGGCACACGCTGGATATTTTACTGTCGGAGATCAGCGTGATCTTCTACTGGTTCAACCCCGGTGTATGGATGATGAAACGGGCCGTGCGCGAAAACATTGAATTTATAACTGATCGAAAAATAATACAGCGTGGCGTTGATAGCAGAGCCTATCAATACAGCCTGCTTAACGTAAGCTTTAACCAGCATGCACCTGCCGCGCTTACCAGCAATTTTAATTTTTCAACCTTAAAAAAGAGAATCAAAATGATGAATGCTCAAAGATCTTCAAAACTTAACCTTACCCGCTATGCCGTTTTGGTGCCAATGGTAACGGTTTGCCTGCTGGCTTTCAGCCTGTCAAAAGCCGAAGTAGTTAAAAACAACGCTGTTGTAAAAACCATAAAGGCCGCTACTGTAACAACTTTAGACAAGTTGAGCGATGCTATTACCTTACCTGCGGATACAACACCTAAGCCTAAAAAGATAACCAGAACCTTCACCGTTGTTACTGATGACGATGGTAAAGGAAACAGAACTGTAAATATTACAACTGAAGGCAATGCACGCACTTATAACATTGTAACAGACACCGGCAAAAATACACTCATTTCTGGCAGAGGTGTTTCCACTATCTTATCTGGGTTAAACAGGTTTAATAGTGTTAATATAGACAGTATAAAAACCATTATGATCAATGGCAAAAAAGCTACTCCCGAAGAAGCGGCTAAACTTTTAAAAGATTTGCCACAACCCGGCGTGCAAAGTCTGACAGGGATTGTTGTTAACGGCAAACCATTAAACACTACTACTTACACTTTCGACGGATCCCGTAACTTCTCAATGAACGGTAATGACATCGTTATTGCAAGAAGGCAAAATTTTCTTGCAGGCACTTATAAGACGATAGACAGCGCAGTAAAAGTGAATGGCTTTTGGGTTGCCAGAGATAAAGATTCATTAGAAAGAACTACTAACTTAAAAAGATTGGGCAATCTTTCCAACGCCAACGACGAAATTATAGTTAAAGGCTATGGCACCAGGTTATCTTCAGCATTTGGTGCTGAAGCGTCATCTGCAGGCAGCCCAACCAACTTTAAAGGCAAACTGATCGTCATTGACGGGAAAGTAGCGACAGAAACAGAGTTAAAAAAAGTATCGGTAATGGACATTGAAGAAACCATTTCGCTACCTGCAAAAACCGCTGTAAAATATTATGGCGAAAAGGCTAAAAATGGTGCCGTAGTAATAACTACAATAAAAAAGAAGTAATTGCTGTAACCATGTTATAAGCACAACCGTCATACAACCACTTGGTTTAAGATCAATGACGATAAAAACACAGGTACAGTTTTAATTACTGACCCTAATTAAAACAAACAGCCCCGACTTTGCGGGGCTGTTTGTTTTGGCGATATTTATTATAAATTCATACCACCGGACACCTCTATGCGCTGACCGTTTAACCAACGACCTTCTTCGCTGCATAAAAAGGCTACTACACCACCAATATCATCGGGCACACCTGCGCGGCCTAAAGCGGTAATACTTGCTACACGTTTGTTTAACTCGGCATTGTCTCGCACCATACCGCCACCAAAGTCGGTTTCAATAGCACCCGGAGCAACCACATTAACAGCAATGCCGCGCGCGCCTAACTCAACTGCCATATAACGGCTAAGGGTTTCAATGCCTGCTTTTAATGCACCGTATGCAGAATAACCCGCCATACTAAAGCGTGCCAATCCGCTTGAAAGGTTAACAATACGTCCTCCATCATTTAATATAGGCAGTAGCTTTTGCGTTAAGAAGAATACCCCTTTAAAGTGAATATTCATCAGCGTATCAAAATTCTCTTCGCTAAACTCGGCAAAGGCCTGGTGTATGCCAACACCGGCATTGTTGATCAGGAAATCAAACTTATCTGTACCAAAATCATTTGTAAGGGTTTGTTTAAATTGCTCAACAAATGCATCAAATGATGCAATATCGCCGGTATTTAATTGGAGTATGGCTGCTTGTTGCCCCAAGGCAGTAATTTCTTGTGCTACAGCTAAAGCATCTTCCTTTTTGCTGTTGTAAGTAAGTACTACGTTAATGCCTTTTTTGGCCAGGCTAAGGGCCATGTTTTTACCCAAACCGCGGCTACCGCCGGTTACCAGGGCTATTTTATTTACACTCATTGTTTGTTGTTAGATTTAATACTGTAAAGGTAACCAGGTAATTGCCGCGGGTGTTTGCAAAAAACCAATCAAAATTTGCGAAAATCAAACATGGCCTAAACCCTGAAAGCCTGTGGAGCTACGTTTGCCTGTTTCCTGAAAAAGTTAGAAAAATGCGCCACTTCTTCAAATCCTAAACTATAGGCTATTTCTGATATACTCCAGTCGGTCAACTTAAGCAGTATTTTGGCTTCCTGCATAATGCGGGCGGTTATAATGGCGGTAGTAGTTTTGCCTGTACGCTCTTTCAAAACCTTATTTAAATGGTTAACATGTACGGCCAGCCTGTCGGCATAATCTTTAGCGGTGCGCAGGTTAAGCCGTTGCCGTGGCGATTCAATAGGGAACTGCCGCTCCAGCAACTCTATAAATAATGATGACACCCGGGTTGCAGCATTACGGGAAGGAGAAAGTACTTCAACAGGCTGTAGTTTTTGCCCGTAGTGAATAAGCTCTAAAACATAATTGCGCAGCAGATCATACTTATAAACATAGTCTGATGCTATTTCCTTATACATCTTCCTGAAAATAAAGGATATCTCCTCTGCTTCCTCATCGCCCATCTGAAAAACAGGATAGCCTCCCGGCTTGAAAATTGGCAGTTCATCTAACACCACTCCGCTTTTGGGTTGTATCAAAAATTCGTCGGTAAAAATGCAAAAGTATCCGTCTTGCTGCTCATCCTGCGGGAGCCAGTGGTAAGGTATACGTGGCGTGGCAAATAGCAGGGCATTCTTTTCAATATTGATTACCTTATCGGCATATTCGGCTTTGTTTCGACCTCTTACCAGGCTTATTTTATAATAGGCACGGCGGTTATAGGGCATGGCACCCGGCTTTTTCTTTTGGGCGGCCATCACATCTGCTATTTTAAAAACATTGAAATGCCCTATTTCTTTGTTAATACCTTCAGGTAAAATGCCGGCTGTTTCGCGGTAAAAGTCTTCAATTGATGTTAGTTCCATACCGTTGCAAAAATCAAATATAATATAAAGCTTTTTTGCACACATCTTAACAACAGTGATTTATTGAGGAATTTGACTATCTTTTCTAAATAGCTCTTAATAAAAAGTTATATTTGCAACTATTGATAATGATGATGAGAAGAACGTTATTACTGCTTTTTGTAATAGCTACAGGGTTGTGGGCTTGCAAAAAAACCAACTACGGTGGCGATAATACCCTCCCAACTGTTGATAGCGCCGGCCTTACCTCTTTCAAAATTGAAGCCAAAAACAACAGCGGCAAAATTACTGCCGATGTAAACTGCACCATAACAGGCGACTCTATAATTGCTGTTGTACCGCAACTGACCCGCAACAAAAAGTGGGTAATAACCTTCGAAACCAAGAAAAGCGGCACCATCGTAAAAGCGAATGATACTTTACAGGTTAGCGGCAATACATCGCCTGATTTTTCGCAACCTGTTACCTATAAGCTTACTTCAGCAAGTGGTTTAACCCAAACTTACAAGGTGAAGATCAAGGCATTTACCGGCCTACCCATACTTTACATTACTACCGACGCACCTGTTGTATCAAAAGACGCCTATGTAAACGGTGTTTTAAATGTTGACGCTAATGCCGAGTACGACCAGCCTGCTAAAGGCATAGCCCTGCAAATGAAAGGCAGAGGTAACTCCACATGGTACCGTACAGATTTTTTAAAGAAACCCTATCGTTTAAAATTCAATAGCAAGGCGCCTTTATTAGGTATGCCAACGGCAAAAAATTGGGTGTTATTAGCCAACTACAGCGACAAAACTTTGATGCGTACCAAAATAGCATTTGAACTGGCCAGGCGCGTAAAATCTGACTATGCGCCGCAAAGCCGTTTTGTTGAAGTGGTTTTGAACGGCGATTTTATTGGCAACTATTTGCTTACCAGCCAGGTTGAGATAAACGAAAACAGGGTTAATCTTACCCCTTTGAGCGCCTCAAATATTACAGGTGGTTATTTATTTGAACTGGATGCTAAATTAGATGCCGATGCCTGGTTCCGTACCCCATTGAAGAATACACCATTGACCTTCAAGGACCCTGACGCTCCTACCCCGGCTCAACTTGCTTACTTAAAAGATTATGTAACTCAAACAGAAGCAGCGTTATTCTCTGCTGATTGGACAGATGCGGACAAAGGTTATGCTAAATATATTGATGCGGAATCGTTTATGCGCTGGTACTTTGTTAACGAAACTATTAAAAATCAGGATTCATGGGATTACAGCAGTATTTATTACTATAAAAATGCCAACAGCAAAATTGGCATGGGCCCGGTATGGGATTTTGACCTGAGCGGTGGTAATTGTGATTATTCTGTTGCTAAAGATTTTGATGGATGGTATACCCGCAACGGCACCTGGATGCTACAGTTAGCCAAAGACCCGGCATGGAACTTTAAATTTAGAGCCATGTGGACCAACGCCAGACAAAAAGAGATCAAGCAAATGTTTGATGATATTGATTACTACGGCAAGCAGCTCCAATTATCTGCCGCTCAAAACTACAAACGCTGGCCCACGCTTGACCAATATGTTTGGCCTAACGTGGTTTGGTTAGGCAGCTATGATAAAGAAGTTGCCTACTTTAAAAATTTTATGACACAACGTGTAGCCTGGATAGACGCCAACATAAACAGTTACTGATTTGTAGCCCCGAAAGGGGCTTTTTCATTAGCTGATAACTTCAACTTAGCCTGCAAATATTGTGCTTAAACAAAATACAACAGCTGCTGTTGTACTGCAACATTTGCATTCATGAGTAAGTTATCAAAAAACACGCTGCTTGAGTTTTTTTCGGGCCACCTTAACCGCATTCACTGTGGTAAACAACACCTTTTAGCCAGTTTACCCACTTTTGCCGCAGCGGCACAATTTAAAGATCTGAAACTGGCTATTTTAGAATTGCATGACGATGTGCGCAAGCAGGTTGACAGGATGAACGACATATACAACCTGCTTAACATACAACAAAGTGATGTAGGCTGTATAGGCATGACCACCCTGTTGCAGGAAATGTTTGATGGTATAGATGCCAACAATGGCGAGAAGCCGCTGAGCGATCTGTCGCTGGTGTTTTACCTTCAAAACATTGAAAGCATTGAGGCTACCTCTTTCCAAATGCTACGAGTAACCGCTAATGAGTTAGATAACCAAGCCGTGAGCCAGCTTTTAAAAGAAAGTTTTGATGAAGCTAAGGAAGACAGGCAGTTACTGATAAAAATAGGAAAGCAATTTTTAGGCTACCTCAAAAATTAGGCAAACCCATTGCCACCTTACCGGTTCGCTAACTAAATAATTATAACTACGGCCGGGCTTGTTTATGGCGTGTGTTCGCCACTTTTGTAAAAAACAGACTAACTATGACACTTGTAAAAGCTTACGCGGCCCCGGCCGCCGACCAACCCCTTGCCCCATATACTTTTGAGCGCCGCGAACCCGGAGCCGATGATGTGGAAATAAAGATATTGTATTGCGGCGTTTGCCATTCAGATATTCACACCGCCCGTAACGAATGGGGCGGCACGGTGTACCCTGCCGTTCCGGGGCATGAAATTGTGGGGACGGTAACACGCGTTGGTAATGATGTAAGCCGCTTCAAGGTTGGCCAAACGGTAGGCGTTGGCTGCTTTGTTGACTCGTGCATGCATTGCGCTAACTGCGAAAAAGATTTGGAACAATACTGCGAAAACGGCAACACGCAAACCTATAACGCCTTAAGTCAGGACAAAAAAACCATAACAAAAGGCGGTTATAGCAGCCATATTGTGGTGAAGGAACACTTTGTATTGTCTGTTTCAGATAAATTACCATTGGCTAACGTAGCGCCATTGCTATGCGCAGGCATTACCACTTATTCGCCCATGCGCCATTGGGGCGTTAAAGCCGGCCATAAAGTAGGCGTGGTAGGTTTAGGTGGCCTTGGCCACATGGCAGTTAAAATTGCCGCTTCTTTTGGCGCCGAAGTTACCATGCTAAGTCGATCAGAAAGTAAACGCAATGATGCAGCCGAATTAGGCGCCAAAAACTTTGTGTTGACCACTGATAAAGAGCAAATGAAAAGCGTAGCCCGCACCTTTGACTTCATTATTGACACCGTATCTGCCGAGCACGATTATAACGAGTACCTCAATCTGTTAACTACTGATGGCGTAATGATATTGGTGGGCGCGCCGCCTAAGCCGCTGCCTGTATCGGCATTTGCGCTGATAATGGAACGCCGCAGCCTGGTTGCCTCATTGGTAGGTGGCTTGAAAGAAACCCAGGAAATGCTGGACTACTGTGCTGAGCACAATATTACGTCAGACGTTGAGGTGATAAGCATTGACCAGATCAACGAGGCTTATGAACGTACCTTAGCGGCCGATGTAAAATACCGCTTTGTTATTGACATGAGTACGCTAAAATAACGCTGCTAATAAAGAAGAGCCGCATTAAATAATACGGCTCTTTTTTTATGCTTCAGCTTTTGAGTAATAAGCTATTTTGCGATACAACTCGTCTGGGTTAAATGGTTTACTTACATAATCATTCATACCCACCACAAAGGCTTTATCCTTAATATCCAGCATAGCCGATGCCGTTAAAGCTATGATAGGCAGCTTTTGGTATTTTTCATCCGGAAGTTCCCTGATAGAAGTAGTGGTTTGATAGCCATCCATTTCGGGCATTTGCAGGTCCATTAAAACCATATCATAATTACCGTTTTGCACCAGCATAAGGGCAATAGCTCCGTTCTCGGCAACATCGCACTCAACCTCCCAAAGTTTCATATACTGCTTCGCCAGTATTACGTTGATCTGGTTGTCCTCCGCAATTAATAACTTAACGCCTTTTAAACTTTTGGTTTCAATTTTTTCCTCGTTACGTTGGTGCGCGGCAAAATCCTTGTCGCTGTTTTTCATGTTAAGACTAAAATAAAATGTAGATCCTCTTCCTAATTCGCTCCTTACCTTGATCTGACTACCCATTAGTTCTAACAAGCGTTTAGTAATGGTTAAGCCCAGGCCGGTACCACCAAACTTACGTGTGGTAGCCGAACTGGCCTGTGTAAAGCTTTCAAATATATGGTCAATTTTTTCAGGCTCAATGCCAATACCTGTGTCGGTAACTTCAAAATCAATGGTGGTAAACTCATCATTCTTTTTAACTAATGATGCCGTGATAGTTACCTTACCTTCTTTAGTAAATTTAACAGCGTTACTGATCAAATTAGTTAAAATTTGCCCTATCCGTACCGGGTCGCCTTTAATGGCATTGGGTAGTTCCTGATCAACAAATAGTTTGATCTGAATGTCCTTTTCGCTGGCTTTTTGCAGCAAGGCCATTCTGATGTTGCTGATCAGGTCGCGTATACTAAAGTCGGCCTCTTCAAACTCAATTTTACCGGCTTCTATTTTGCTGAAGTCTAAAATATCATTGATCAAAACCAACAGATTCTCGGCCGAGAACTTGAGTAATTTGATATACTCCATCTGGTCTTCGCGCGGGTTAAGCTGCAATAGCAGGTGGGTAAAGCCAATAACCGCATTCATGGGCGTACGTATCTCGTGGCTCATGGTAGACAGGAACTGCGCTTTAGTCATGGCAGCTTTTTCGGCTATGTCTTTTGATTCGATCAGCTGCGCCTCCAGTTCCTTGGCTTTTTCTATTTGCTGCTGTAAAAACTTAATAATGGTTATCAGGTCGTCTTCCGCTTCACCCTGTTCAATATTTCCGGCATCGGGTGTAAGCGAACTGATGGCTTTTTTTATTTCTGAGATGGATTTTTGCTTGATCTCGTTCTCCTTCAACAAAAAACTGTTCACTTCCTGGTATTCACGTTCGCTGATGGTAAACGCATGCTCAGATAACTTTTTTGATTTTTCAAACGAGTAATAGGAATTGCTTACACTCTCCAGAAAACGCTGCATAGCTTCATCCTGCAAACATTGTTCGGGTATGAATTTTTTTATTTGTTTAGCTAAAATACTGTGGTATTCCATCCGGGGCCCTGTCTGTATTATACTTCGGTAAAAGTGGTAATTGTCATGGTTTGGTTATGCAGCTCGCATTTCACGCTCTCGTTAAACGGCGAGATCTCTCCGTAGCTATAAAAGCCGGTAATGGTTGCATTGCCACCTAAAATTTCTTTAGCCGCTTCAATTTCTTCATCGGTACGTTCCTGCAATATCAACTTACGGCCAACGCAGCTCACCAACAGCGCCAGATCAGGCTTGCTGTTGTTAATATCTTCAAACGCGCTTTCGGCGGCTTTTGATGATGCTTCAATTATTTTATCAAAATTGGCTTTCATCAGCCTCACCTTACTACCCTCGGGCAGGTTACCGGCAAAGGTCATTGACTTTTGTTCTTCATCAATGCTCAAAATGGTACGCACCAGGTTTTTCTCGTCGCCATTTACGCGTATAGATAATGGGAATAGTAAAGCCGAACCCGGCAGTTCATTTACATAATCGCCCAGGTATTTTTTATACAGATCAAGGGCGTTATCGCCATCAATCTCAAATAATATGTTTTTGTTTGATTTGGTAATGGTACGCTCCTGTCCAAACTCGTCCCAACCACCTACAGAACCATGGCCAACTTTAATGCTATCGCCATAAAAACCAATAGCAATAACATTACCTTGCGATGGCACCTCATTTATGCCGGTAAAAGTTTTTTCAAAACGGGCGGCATCTCCTGCCAAACCACCTGTAACGGGCACGTTATACTTATTGTGCTGGTTTAAACCGCTCACCAATTCGCTGCCATTAATAAAAGTACCATCAGAAATAATGAATACGCAGCTCAGACCTTCAGCAGCTAATTTGTCCATTAAAAATACACCTGTATCAAAGCTGTTGGCGTGGTGTTTAATGTTGGTTTTAACGCAACGGGTAGTAGTTTTTTCAAATTGGATGGCTGTGACAACGGCGCTATCGTCATAAACCATCTCATCCAATATCTCTCCGGCGGTTGAAGCAAAAACAATATCGGCTGTAGGATAAACAGACCGTAAATGATCATAAATTTCGGGCTTAACTATAACCTGCGAAGAGCCAAACACTAAAACCAGCTGACTTTCGGCCGCATTGAGTTCAGATGGCAGGTCTTTCCAAATACCGCCAACAAAGTGGTGTTGTTTTGTTTTCATTTAAATAAAAACAGTTTAAATTAGGGTTGTACGCATTAAAATTACAAATAATAATTATCGAAATTATAAGCGCTTAACAATACCCTGCTGCAATGCGCACCTACTTTTACGTAATAAATGTACAGATGGTTTCTTACTACAGTAAATTATGGAAAAGCTTAAACAAGTAAAGGCGTAGTTGATTACTCGCTGCCTACATGCTTTTTAACCAGCGCCAATAACTCGTCAAGATCAAAAGGTTTGCGCAGGTAGCCATCGGCCAGTCCTGCTTCGGCAATTTCTTTGATGTTGCTTACTGCCGATATAATGATAACGGGTATATGGCTGGTAGCAGTATTACTCTTCAGCTCCTTGCTTATTTGCTGTCCGTTGGCATCGCTTTTCCACTCAGTTAGCCAGTTGTCTAACAGTACCATATCGGGCGATATGGCATCAAACTGCTTAAGTATTTTAGAATCTTCAGAAGCGGTAACAACATAACCATCCTCCTCTAACGCATATTGGATAGATTCTCTGATATCTTTATCGTCCTCAATAACTAAAATTTTCTTTGCCATAGCAATTGATCTGAGCCTTAAATACGCGTTTGTTACAGGTTTAACGGTATTAATTGGATAACCAGCTATAGCCGAAAATTGTTTGCGCGTAAATAAAATTAAACCTTACTATTGTAGCAAACCCGGCAGCGGGGTTCATAACTTTCCTTCTCGCCCAGCAACACCTTCTCTTTGCCCGGCACCAACCGGTACGAGTAAAGCGCCGGGTTGCCGCATTTAACACACACCGCATGTACTTTGGTAACTGATTCGGCAATGGCCATTAGCGCAGGCATGGGGCCGAAAGGCCGCCCTTTAAAATCCATATCCAGTCCTGCTACCACCACTCTTATACCTTTATTGGCCAGCGACTGGCAAACTTCTGGCAGTTTGGCATCAAAAAACTGAGCTTCGTCAATACCTACCACCTGCGCATGGCCGGCCAACAGCAATATTTTTTCGGATTTATCAACCGGGGTAGATGCAGCGGCTACCGCGTTGTGCGATACCACATCGCTTTCATCATACCGTACGTCAAGTTTTGGCTTGAAAACCTTCACACTTAAACGGGCATAGCGGGCACGATTGATACGGCGGATAAGCTCTTCGGTTTTGCCCGAAAACATGGACCCGCATATCACCTCTATACCTCCCCCGGCCTCGTTCTTTCGGTTAAAAATTTCGTCGCTTAGCTGCATTCCAATGGTTTGTAGAGGCCTAATATCAGAATTTAATGCTTAATTTTGATAGCATTTTACCACAGAATACACGTTATGAGGCAACAGGAAGTATTTAATAAGATAGGAGTAATATTAAAAGAGCTGAATGATCAGTATAAATACCTTGAAGCTAACCCTGATGATATGAACAGCCTGGAGCTGGAGCTTTTTGTAGCCAACGCTCATTTTTTGGCAGATCATGCCGAGATCATCAAAAAACTTAACCTGCAAACTGCAACTGCCAAGCCTGCACTGCCTCCTCCGCCAAAGGAGACTCCTAAAACCGAAGAAAAGTTTTTTGAACCGGTGGTACGTCAGCCCGTAAAGCCTCAAAAACCAATTGTTATTGATGAGGAAGAAATACCGGTTATAAATTTTGAGATCACGCCAACCAGGGAAGAAGAACCAGTTGTTACGCCGCAGCCCGAAATAATAAGGCATGAGTTGGATGTTGAACCGATAGAAGATGTGGACGAAGAAGTTGTTGAGGAAATAGAAAATTGGGAAGAGGAAGATGTGGAAGAGCTAAAAACAGAGGACCAACCGGCAGCCGCACCGATTGTTGTGGCTGAAAAACCTTTTATACCTGAGTTAAAAGAGGAAGAGCCAATTGCGCCCGAGCCGGAAGTAATACCAGAGCCGCCTGCTGTTAAAGCGCCCGAGCCACCGGTTTATGTAGCGCCCGTTAAAACCGAACCTGTAAAAGAAAAAGAGGAGGTGCTGACCATCAATCAGCGCATGTCGGCCCAGTTGAATAAGGGTGGCGTTACCGACCAGCCTGCGGGACAGCCGGTAAGTGATCTGAAACACGCAATTAGTCTTAATGATAAACTGTTGTACATAAAAGACCTGTTTAACGGATATAACCTGGCTTACAGCGAAGCTATTGAAATATTGAACCGCTTAAGCTCGTTTGAAGATGCCGAGCGTTTTTTAAGCAAAAACTATGTAACCAAAAACAACTGGGAAACCAAACCCGATACGGTTGCCAAGTTTTACGCGGTGTTGAAAAGGCGGTATTAACTCACCCCCCGGCCCCCTCTCTGCTGAGCAAAGAGTGGGAGATTTAAACAGCTATCTTAAGCCCTCTTTCCGCCAAAGGCGAAGAGAGGGCAGACCAGCGTAGCGAGGTCGGGTGAGTAAACTGTTGATATGTGAGTAAACCCCTTATTGCAGCATTCAAAATTATTAAATAGCTTTATATCCAAATTAGCGCGGTACAATGAAACGTTTGATAGATCTTTTCAGAAATAAATTCTTCCTGGTAACAGTGGCTTTTGTAGTATGGATGACGTTTTTTGACAAAAATGATCTGCTATCGCAATACCAATACCACGAGCAGGTAAGCAAACTGGAACAGGAGCGCGATTTCTATAAAACCGAAACCGACAAAGTAAGCAAA
It encodes:
- a CDS encoding M56 family metallopeptidase; amino-acid sequence: MPDLFAFLLKVNIALILFCAGYYLVLRKLTFYTLNRVYLVSAIILSSVYPFIDLSGFAQKHQQIVEPVQNVVIVWKAPAENFVKQAAYWNWLEALFWTVAIILAMRLMSQLFSLYAIYRRSDEREINGQKVRVVSGDISPFSFWQSIFVNPDKLSPDDLQNVIEHEQVHVKEWHTLDILLSEISVIFYWFNPGVWMMKRAVRENIEFITDRKIIQRGVDSRAYQYSLLNVSFNQHAPAALTSNFNFSTLKKRIKMMNAQRSSKLNLTRYAVLVPMVTVCLLAFSLSKAEVVKNNAVVKTIKAATVTTLDKLSDAITLPADTTPKPKKITRTFTVVTDDDGKGNRTVNITTEGNARTYNIVTDTGKNTLISGRGVSTILSGLNRFNSVNIDSIKTIMINGKKATPEEAAKLLKDLPQPGVQSLTGIVVNGKPLNTTTYTFDGSRNFSMNGNDIVIARRQNFLAGTYKTIDSAVKVNGFWVARDKDSLERTTNLKRLGNLSNANDEIIVKGYGTRLSSAFGAEASSAGSPTNFKGKLIVIDGKVATETELKKVSVMDIEETISLPAKTAVKYYGEKAKNGAVVITTIKKK
- a CDS encoding helix-turn-helix domain-containing protein, which translates into the protein MELTSIEDFYRETAGILPEGINKEIGHFNVFKIADVMAAQKKKPGAMPYNRRAYYKISLVRGRNKAEYADKVINIEKNALLFATPRIPYHWLPQDEQQDGYFCIFTDEFLIQPKSGVVLDELPIFKPGGYPVFQMGDEEAEEISFIFRKMYKEIASDYVYKYDLLRNYVLELIHYGQKLQPVEVLSPSRNAATRVSSLFIELLERQFPIESPRQRLNLRTAKDYADRLAVHVNHLNKVLKERTGKTTTAIITARIMQEAKILLKLTDWSISEIAYSLGFEEVAHFSNFFRKQANVAPQAFRV
- a CDS encoding M56 family metallopeptidase, with the translated sequence MPELFSILIKINIALVLFCGGYYMVLRKLTFYTLNRVYLVAAILLSSIYPFIDLSGFAQQHQQIVEPVQEIVIYWEAPINHIAQQSSYWNWLTIAFWIGAALFAGRLMLQMLSLYSIYSRSKSAEINGQKVRVVNGDISPFSFWQSIYLNPENLSDADVKNILEHEQIHVKEWHTLDILLSEISLIFYWFNPGVWMMKKAVRENIEFITDRKILQKGTDSKAYQYSLLNVTFNQPAPAITSNFNFSTLKKRIIMMNAERSSNLNLTRYALLVPVVIVCLLTLTLAKAQTLKIDKVFKQIAVAVEEIGPVSFNADTVPVKKKPATTVDKTTPREKTLVVEQTPQPLLSTTNAASNSIVARGLAGDDSLMIIVNNKLTNNINSINPNNIRSVTVIKSDIDGYINKITGLSFKSNSSIKGLIHVITQDAPDIPQYPNSELSNELKSKGYVEIRRDSTTFFGRRVVEGKEPLIVINGTQITDLEKFQNMDQNDIQSVTVLKGESGTKLYGDKAKNGVIVIITKNAK
- a CDS encoding SDR family NAD(P)-dependent oxidoreductase; translation: MSVNKIALVTGGSRGLGKNMALSLAKKGINVVLTYNSKKEDALAVAQEITALGQQAAILQLNTGDIASFDAFVEQFKQTLTNDFGTDKFDFLINNAGVGIHQAFAEFSEENFDTLMNIHFKGVFFLTQKLLPILNDGGRIVNLSSGLARFSMAGYSAYGALKAGIETLSRYMAVELGARGIAVNVVAPGAIETDFGGGMVRDNAELNKRVASITALGRAGVPDDIGGVVAFLCSEEGRWLNGQRIEVSGGMNL
- a CDS encoding DUF892 family protein, which codes for MSKLSKNTLLEFFSGHLNRIHCGKQHLLASLPTFAAAAQFKDLKLAILELHDDVRKQVDRMNDIYNLLNIQQSDVGCIGMTTLLQEMFDGIDANNGEKPLSDLSLVFYLQNIESIEATSFQMLRVTANELDNQAVSQLLKESFDEAKEDRQLLIKIGKQFLGYLKN
- a CDS encoding CotH kinase family protein, whose product is MRRTLLLLFVIATGLWACKKTNYGGDNTLPTVDSAGLTSFKIEAKNNSGKITADVNCTITGDSIIAVVPQLTRNKKWVITFETKKSGTIVKANDTLQVSGNTSPDFSQPVTYKLTSASGLTQTYKVKIKAFTGLPILYITTDAPVVSKDAYVNGVLNVDANAEYDQPAKGIALQMKGRGNSTWYRTDFLKKPYRLKFNSKAPLLGMPTAKNWVLLANYSDKTLMRTKIAFELARRVKSDYAPQSRFVEVVLNGDFIGNYLLTSQVEINENRVNLTPLSASNITGGYLFELDAKLDADAWFRTPLKNTPLTFKDPDAPTPAQLAYLKDYVTQTEAALFSADWTDADKGYAKYIDAESFMRWYFVNETIKNQDSWDYSSIYYYKNANSKIGMGPVWDFDLSGGNCDYSVAKDFDGWYTRNGTWMLQLAKDPAWNFKFRAMWTNARQKEIKQMFDDIDYYGKQLQLSAAQNYKRWPTLDQYVWPNVVWLGSYDKEVAYFKNFMTQRVAWIDANINSY